A window from Gemmatimonadaceae bacterium encodes these proteins:
- a CDS encoding metalloregulator ArsR/SmtB family transcription factor — MKRSPLVDRLSALADPIRARALLLLERHELTVTELRSVLQLPQSTVSRHLKVLAESGWLVAREDGTSNRYRLDLKALDASARKLWAAVREDAEDLPSAARDAQRVKGVLAERHTRSQQFFASSAAQWDKMRAELFGTRSELFALVGLLDADAVVGDLGCGAGQLTEVIAPFVRRVIAVDESPAMLKAARARLAALKNVELRSGSIEELPVDDAALDVAVLSLVLHYVTEPVAVLTGIRRALKPKGGRLLLVDMLPHDRAEYRQTMGHVWLGFDAEQVQQWGREAGFASVRVHPIPSATAAKGPSLFSAVLQA; from the coding sequence ATGAAGCGATCGCCTCTCGTTGACCGCCTCTCGGCCCTGGCCGACCCCATTCGCGCCCGGGCCCTCCTCCTCCTGGAGCGGCACGAGCTGACGGTCACCGAGTTGCGGTCGGTGCTGCAACTCCCGCAGTCGACGGTGAGCCGCCACCTCAAGGTGCTCGCCGAGTCCGGATGGCTCGTCGCCCGCGAGGACGGCACCAGCAATCGGTATCGGCTCGACCTCAAGGCACTCGACGCCTCGGCCCGAAAGCTCTGGGCGGCGGTGCGGGAGGACGCGGAGGACTTGCCGTCCGCGGCGCGCGACGCGCAGCGGGTGAAGGGTGTGCTGGCCGAACGGCACACGCGGTCGCAGCAGTTCTTCGCGAGCTCTGCGGCGCAGTGGGACAAGATGCGCGCCGAGCTCTTCGGGACACGCAGCGAGTTGTTTGCACTGGTCGGCTTGTTGGATGCCGATGCCGTGGTCGGGGACCTCGGCTGCGGGGCGGGCCAGCTGACGGAAGTCATCGCGCCATTCGTGCGCCGCGTGATCGCGGTCGACGAGTCGCCGGCGATGTTGAAGGCGGCGCGGGCCCGCTTGGCGGCGCTGAAGAATGTCGAGCTCCGCAGTGGGAGCATCGAGGAACTGCCGGTGGATGATGCCGCGCTGGACGTGGCGGTGCTGTCGCTGGTGCTGCACTACGTGACGGAACCGGTGGCGGTGTTGACCGGCATCCGTCGCGCGCTGAAGCCGAAGGGTGGCCGCCTGTTGCTGGTCGACATGCTGCCGCACGACCGCGCCGAGTATCGGCAGACAATGGGACACGTCTGGCTGGGCTTCGACGCGGAGCAGGTGCAGCAGTGGGGGAGGGAAGCGGGGTTCGCA